The proteins below are encoded in one region of Peribacillus muralis:
- a CDS encoding NCS1 family transporter, with protein MSTNINSYVSEETQIQHDTGVDESLNPKTEDGRTVRPLDYIFMWVGDGVNLGNMTLGASIIVAGIATLNIFQTFAAAIMAIGIISTVFALNDRLGYRTGIPYVVQLRMSFGLKGSVISSLMRGVPAIVWYGFQSWIGGTALNEIVKIITGGAFDHVAICFVVLQLVQIGLSLYGFHAIKWVETLASIVIVLALLYVFGVLLTSYSDVIAVKWVHAEGSWGLPFFALIMMFMGNYAAIFLSAADYSRELKSGISDAKRGFLYFLPILIAYGLTLAIGGMLASATGINNPVKAFAIVVDNSYITLFVSAFIVLGAVAVNMVANIIPPTYVITLLTKMKYKPAVTITGLLAFCSFPWVLVQDSSAKGLGIFILIYSAFLGPIVSILLVEYYILRKQKVNVADLYKEDGPFAGYNPAAVLALIIGAGAAFIKVELAWIIGVFVGGIAYFLLMKFAFKDSKFKKGTIFEK; from the coding sequence ATGTCTACAAATATAAATAGTTACGTTTCAGAAGAAACGCAAATTCAACATGATACGGGTGTGGATGAATCACTTAATCCGAAAACAGAGGATGGTAGGACGGTAAGACCGTTAGACTATATTTTCATGTGGGTTGGAGACGGTGTCAATCTTGGTAACATGACACTAGGAGCTAGTATAATTGTAGCGGGAATAGCTACCTTGAACATCTTTCAGACATTTGCCGCCGCTATCATGGCAATTGGTATCATTTCAACTGTTTTTGCTTTAAATGACAGGCTCGGATACAGAACGGGAATACCGTATGTTGTTCAGCTTAGAATGTCCTTTGGGCTGAAAGGTTCCGTAATATCATCACTAATGCGCGGTGTTCCCGCCATCGTTTGGTACGGTTTTCAAAGCTGGATTGGCGGTACGGCCTTGAATGAAATTGTGAAGATAATTACGGGCGGCGCCTTTGATCATGTTGCCATTTGCTTTGTAGTGCTGCAATTGGTGCAAATAGGGCTATCACTGTATGGATTCCATGCCATTAAGTGGGTTGAAACGCTTGCGTCCATTGTTATCGTCTTGGCGCTTCTCTATGTGTTTGGCGTTTTACTAACTTCCTATAGCGATGTTATTGCAGTGAAATGGGTACATGCAGAAGGATCATGGGGCTTACCTTTCTTTGCATTGATCATGATGTTTATGGGAAATTATGCGGCAATCTTTTTAAGTGCAGCGGACTATTCAAGAGAGCTCAAATCTGGTATTAGCGACGCAAAACGCGGGTTTTTGTACTTTCTGCCTATATTAATAGCGTACGGCTTGACACTTGCAATCGGCGGAATGCTTGCTTCCGCAACCGGTATCAACAATCCTGTGAAAGCGTTTGCGATAGTTGTTGATAACTCTTATATTACACTCTTTGTATCGGCATTTATCGTTTTGGGTGCGGTTGCCGTAAACATGGTTGCCAATATCATACCGCCAACCTATGTTATTACCCTGCTTACAAAAATGAAATATAAACCAGCAGTAACCATAACCGGCTTGCTTGCATTTTGTTCCTTCCCTTGGGTTCTTGTACAGGATTCTTCGGCAAAGGGTCTTGGTATATTCATTCTTATTTATTCCGCATTTTTAGGTCCTATCGTTTCTATATTATTAGTCGAATATTATATATTAAGAAAGCAAAAAGTGAATGTTGCAGATTTGTATAAGGAAGACGGCCCATTTGCCGGGTATAATCCAGCAGCAGTGCTTGCATTGATTATCGGTGCCGGAGCAGCCTTCATCAAAGTGGAACTTGCTTGGATTATCGGGGTATTTGTGGGAGGTATTGCCTACTTCCTTTTAATGAAGTTTGCATTTAAAGATTCAAAATTCAAAAAGGGTACTATTTTTGAAAAATAA
- the allB gene encoding allantoinase AllB, whose translation MKYDLVIKNGNVVIEHSVEKLDIGILDGKIAEISKEIDGNSAEIIDASHQYVMPGMIDAHVHICEPGRTEWEGFVTGTQALAAGGTTSFVDMPLNALPATTTKSSLHLKLKSAENKAYVDYALYGGLVPDNLEDLEELSNEGVVAFKCFMATCGSAEIGDFKNVDDFTLYQGMKKLSELGHILSIHAENAELTDKLAIDKKKQGKTTARDYVESRPIFTEVDAVKRALLFGKETGCKLHFVHISSGEAVEEILIAREQGQEVTIESCPHYFMLDTEDFENMGPVAKCAPPLRSKTEQDKLWEALKEGKIDILTSDHSPCPPVMKQSDTNNMFDVWGGISGCQNNVDLMFDEAVRNRGVSVSEFSKMIATKPAEIFNLRNKGSIKVSYDADIIILDPNKSYTVKPEDLYYRHQQSPYVGRTINCRVTQTFVRGQLVFDLEKGIVGQPIGKFISTKSSFVKA comes from the coding sequence ATGAAATATGATTTAGTGATAAAGAATGGAAACGTAGTCATTGAACATTCAGTAGAAAAACTGGATATCGGTATACTTGATGGTAAAATTGCGGAAATATCAAAAGAAATTGACGGTAATTCTGCTGAAATCATTGATGCATCCCATCAATATGTCATGCCTGGGATGATAGATGCCCATGTCCATATTTGTGAGCCAGGAAGAACGGAGTGGGAAGGGTTTGTAACAGGAACTCAAGCATTGGCTGCAGGGGGGACGACATCTTTTGTTGATATGCCATTAAACGCTTTGCCGGCAACGACTACAAAGAGTTCACTGCATTTAAAATTAAAATCTGCTGAAAATAAGGCGTATGTTGATTATGCTTTGTATGGTGGATTAGTTCCTGATAATCTCGAGGATTTAGAGGAGCTTTCCAACGAAGGTGTCGTGGCCTTCAAATGTTTTATGGCAACATGTGGTAGTGCGGAAATTGGAGATTTTAAAAATGTTGATGATTTTACTTTATATCAAGGTATGAAAAAACTCTCGGAATTGGGGCATATTTTATCTATACATGCTGAGAATGCAGAGCTTACAGATAAACTGGCAATTGATAAGAAAAAACAAGGTAAGACAACAGCAAGGGATTATGTAGAGTCCCGCCCGATTTTCACTGAGGTTGATGCTGTAAAACGTGCATTGTTATTTGGTAAAGAGACTGGATGTAAATTACATTTCGTTCATATTAGCAGTGGGGAGGCTGTTGAAGAAATCCTTATAGCACGTGAACAAGGCCAAGAGGTTACGATAGAATCATGTCCTCATTATTTCATGCTGGATACGGAAGACTTCGAAAATATGGGGCCAGTTGCAAAATGCGCTCCGCCGCTTCGTTCCAAAACAGAACAGGATAAATTATGGGAAGCTCTTAAGGAGGGGAAAATCGATATCCTGACATCCGACCATTCCCCATGTCCTCCAGTTATGAAGCAGAGCGACACCAATAATATGTTTGATGTTTGGGGAGGGATTAGTGGCTGCCAGAATAATGTTGATTTAATGTTTGATGAGGCTGTTAGGAATCGAGGGGTTTCGGTAAGTGAATTTTCAAAAATGATAGCGACAAAGCCTGCAGAAATATTTAACTTAAGAAATAAAGGAAGCATTAAAGTTTCCTATGATGCCGATATCATCATCCTTGATCCAAATAAATCGTACACAGTTAAGCCCGAAGATTTGTATTACCGTCATCAACAAAGCCCTTATGTTGGAAGAACGATTAACTGTCGAGTGACGCAAACATTTGTTAGGGGACAACTGGTGTTTGATCTAGAGAAGGGGATCGTAGGTCAGCCAATTGGGAAGTTCATTTCGACAAAAAGTAGCTTCGTAAAAGCATAA
- a CDS encoding IclR family transcriptional regulator: MVKSVDRALTIISLVSKRKEGIGVTELASNLDLNKSSIFRLLSTLVNHGFIEQNPETKKYRLGYKYLELSSMLLESIDLRTQAKPFLEELESHINEVIHLTVYDQGEVIYIEKLEGSETLRTHSQVGRRAPMHCTAVGKVILAHLPLNEIVDIIDKHGLPKHTEQTITDKDSFFKELGKIRNEGIGREIEENEQGITCIAAPIFDNRKKITAAVSISGPSIRMTEERLTEIKPIIMDIGKKISQRLGYTDN; this comes from the coding sequence ATGGTTAAGTCAGTGGATAGGGCGTTAACGATTATTTCATTAGTAAGCAAGCGTAAAGAGGGGATTGGGGTTACTGAGCTTGCCTCCAACCTTGATTTAAATAAAAGCTCCATATTCAGATTATTAAGTACTCTTGTAAATCATGGTTTCATCGAACAAAATCCTGAAACTAAAAAATATAGATTAGGCTATAAATACTTAGAATTAAGTTCGATGCTACTTGAATCTATTGACTTGAGAACTCAAGCTAAACCTTTTCTGGAAGAGTTGGAATCACATATCAATGAAGTGATCCACTTGACCGTATATGATCAAGGAGAGGTAATCTATATTGAAAAACTTGAGGGAAGTGAAACCCTTAGAACTCATTCACAAGTAGGGAGACGGGCCCCCATGCATTGTACGGCAGTCGGGAAGGTAATTTTGGCCCATCTGCCATTAAATGAAATCGTAGATATAATTGACAAGCATGGTTTGCCGAAGCATACTGAACAAACGATTACAGATAAAGACTCTTTTTTTAAAGAATTGGGGAAAATAAGGAACGAAGGCATTGGTAGGGAAATTGAAGAAAATGAACAAGGAATCACCTGTATTGCAGCTCCAATTTTTGATAACCGGAAGAAAATCACTGCTGCCGTTAGCATTTCAGGACCAAGCATCCGAATGACTGAAGAGAGATTAACTGAAATTAAACCAATTATAATGGATATTGGTAAAAAGATTTCCCAAAGGCTTGGCTACACAGACAATTAA
- a CDS encoding transketolase — translation MDFSKEKSDFYNNLTKKIRRHIVKMTNHAGSGHPGGSLSATELMSVLFFEHMNVDPNNPDWEDRDCFFLSKGHCTPVFYSVLAEKGFFPVEELMTFRDVDGRLHGHPCGEHIPGVDISSGSLGQGLSVANGVGLIAKLDGRDRRSYCMIGDGELQEGQVWEAAMTAAHYNLDNVCAIIDWNKIQLDDFVENVKGVKNLGDKFRAFGWHVVEIDGHDINAVNEAYKEAKRTKGRPTAILAHTVKGKGVSFMEDTHDWHGMAPNDEQLETALKELA, via the coding sequence GTGGATTTTTCTAAAGAGAAAAGCGATTTTTATAATAATCTAACGAAAAAGATTCGCCGGCACATAGTTAAGATGACGAACCATGCAGGAAGCGGTCATCCCGGTGGTTCTTTATCAGCTACTGAACTAATGTCCGTGCTATTTTTTGAACACATGAATGTAGATCCTAACAACCCGGATTGGGAAGACCGAGATTGTTTCTTCCTATCTAAGGGCCATTGTACTCCTGTATTTTATTCGGTATTAGCTGAAAAAGGTTTCTTCCCAGTTGAAGAGTTAATGACCTTCAGGGATGTGGACGGCAGGTTGCATGGACATCCATGCGGAGAGCATATTCCGGGTGTAGATATATCGTCGGGATCACTTGGTCAAGGGTTATCAGTGGCTAATGGTGTGGGATTAATTGCAAAACTCGATGGTCGCGACAGAAGATCATACTGCATGATTGGTGATGGTGAACTCCAAGAGGGTCAAGTATGGGAAGCGGCAATGACAGCTGCACATTACAATCTTGATAACGTTTGTGCGATTATCGACTGGAACAAAATTCAACTTGATGATTTCGTTGAAAATGTAAAAGGTGTAAAAAATCTTGGTGATAAATTTAGAGCTTTCGGCTGGCACGTCGTTGAAATTGACGGTCATGATATTAATGCAGTCAATGAAGCGTATAAAGAAGCTAAACGCACTAAAGGCAGACCTACAGCAATTCTAGCTCATACGGTTAAAGGCAAGGGCGTTTCATTTATGGAAGATACACATGATTGGCACGGTATGGCTCCAAATGATGAGCAATTAGAAACCGCATTAAAGGAGTTGGCTTAA
- a CDS encoding transketolase family protein — translation MANLEAPRKGFADALIRLGEKHENLVVLDADCAKSNMTNLYKDRFPDRFFNIGISECDLVGTAAGMAVAGKVPFANAYANFLTGRAFDQMRISVCYSNNNVKIVGHNAGTSAAQEGATHLPLEDISLMRTLPRMTVIVPADAVEMEKAVEAAYYHEGPIYLRVGKLPVPIVTKKEEPFKIGKAIKYREGADITIISTGIMLDESLKAVGELEKQGVSAELLHIHTIKPIDKEAIIASAAKTKHVITVEEHSIIGGLGSAVAEVLSENQPAKLRRIGTNDRFGVSGKMDELLDLFELRSHRIVSTANELLGHRVTS, via the coding sequence ATGGCGAATCTAGAAGCACCACGTAAAGGTTTTGCTGATGCACTGATCAGACTTGGAGAAAAACATGAAAATTTAGTGGTACTTGACGCGGATTGCGCAAAATCAAATATGACAAATCTTTATAAAGATAGATTTCCAGACCGCTTTTTCAACATCGGTATTTCTGAATGTGATTTAGTGGGAACTGCAGCTGGTATGGCAGTCGCAGGAAAAGTACCATTTGCGAATGCCTACGCAAACTTCCTTACTGGGCGTGCATTCGATCAAATGAGGATATCCGTATGTTATTCGAATAACAATGTAAAAATTGTTGGTCATAACGCTGGTACTTCAGCTGCTCAAGAAGGTGCAACACATTTACCGCTTGAGGATATTTCGTTAATGCGCACACTCCCACGCATGACTGTAATTGTTCCAGCAGATGCGGTTGAAATGGAAAAGGCAGTAGAAGCTGCTTACTACCATGAAGGACCTATTTATCTCCGTGTTGGCAAATTACCGGTACCGATCGTTACAAAAAAAGAAGAACCATTCAAAATAGGTAAAGCAATTAAATACCGTGAAGGAGCTGATATTACCATCATCAGTACGGGGATAATGCTTGATGAATCACTAAAAGCAGTAGGTGAATTAGAAAAGCAAGGTGTAAGCGCTGAACTTTTGCACATTCATACAATTAAACCTATTGATAAAGAAGCCATCATTGCCTCTGCTGCGAAAACAAAACATGTTATCACAGTTGAAGAGCATTCGATTATAGGTGGGTTGGGTAGTGCAGTTGCTGAAGTATTATCGGAAAACCAACCAGCTAAATTAAGAAGGATCGGTACGAATGATCGTTTTGGAGTTTCTGGGAAAATGGATGAATTACTTGATTTGTTTGAATTGAGATCACACCGGATCGTTTCGACTGCAAATGAATTATTAGGTCATAGAGTAACTAGCTAA
- a CDS encoding four-carbon acid sugar kinase family protein, with product MSKGTQYPSLKDALDLFSKSDDGLRAEIKAHLKRTKHKFIVLDDDPTGVQTVHDIFVITDWGKDWIKKGLSDERSVLYILTNTRSYNSEKTESINREIVRNIVDVTKEMGIDYSIISRSDSTLRGHYPLEINVLQDELFKTAHVEISGHLIIPAFFEAHRYTLDNTHFLGVGDQLVPVNETEFANDSVFGFNTANLPKWIEEKTNGRVNSESALIISLEDIHKGGIDEVYDILLSANNNAPIIVNAKSYYDLDIVSLAVLKAIDSGKHFLFRTAASFVKSIAGIQERPYLSANEIVSNDANEKNGGFIIVGSHTNKTTEQIKELMNKYPIEQIEISVPKILDEETRTEELTRVCQLVDHNISSNHDTLVFTSRDLISANDKEENLKISQTVSSSLVQVIRSLKVKPKFIMAKGGITSSDVATEGLEIKYAKILGQAIAGVPVWLTGSEAKFKNTPYIVFPGNVGDKESIAQIFDNIKKDQKGEI from the coding sequence TTGTCAAAAGGAACCCAATATCCAAGTTTAAAGGATGCTTTAGACCTCTTCTCTAAATCGGATGATGGTCTTCGTGCTGAAATCAAAGCTCATTTAAAACGAACAAAACATAAGTTCATCGTTTTAGATGATGATCCAACAGGTGTCCAAACGGTACATGATATTTTTGTCATCACGGACTGGGGAAAGGATTGGATTAAAAAAGGGTTATCTGATGAGAGAAGCGTACTTTATATTTTAACGAACACAAGAAGTTACAATTCAGAAAAAACGGAAAGCATCAATCGGGAGATTGTTCGAAACATTGTTGACGTTACTAAGGAAATGGGTATTGATTATTCGATTATAAGTAGAAGTGACTCAACATTGAGAGGACATTATCCACTCGAAATTAATGTGCTCCAAGATGAATTATTTAAAACGGCTCATGTGGAAATTTCAGGTCATTTAATCATACCGGCATTTTTTGAAGCACATCGTTACACCTTGGATAATACACATTTTTTAGGTGTGGGTGACCAGCTTGTACCAGTGAACGAGACAGAATTCGCGAATGATTCGGTTTTTGGTTTCAATACTGCAAATTTGCCGAAATGGATTGAAGAGAAGACGAATGGACGCGTGAACTCAGAGTCAGCTTTGATCATTTCACTTGAAGATATTCATAAAGGTGGCATTGATGAAGTTTATGATATTTTACTATCCGCCAACAATAATGCTCCTATTATAGTAAATGCAAAATCTTACTATGATTTGGACATCGTATCATTGGCAGTCCTTAAAGCAATTGATTCTGGAAAGCATTTCTTGTTTAGAACGGCAGCATCTTTTGTTAAATCGATTGCGGGTATTCAGGAGCGTCCATATTTATCAGCTAATGAGATTGTTTCAAATGATGCAAACGAAAAGAATGGCGGATTTATTATAGTAGGTTCTCACACGAATAAAACTACGGAACAAATTAAAGAGTTAATGAACAAATACCCGATTGAACAAATTGAAATCAGTGTTCCGAAAATTCTCGATGAAGAAACAAGAACGGAAGAGCTAACTCGAGTATGTCAATTGGTGGATCATAATATTTCTTCTAATCACGATACACTAGTTTTTACAAGCAGGGATTTAATTAGTGCAAACGACAAGGAAGAAAATTTGAAAATCAGTCAAACCGTTTCAAGTTCTTTAGTTCAAGTTATTCGCTCATTAAAAGTCAAGCCGAAATTCATCATGGCTAAAGGCGGTATAACTTCTAGTGATGTGGCAACTGAGGGCTTGGAAATAAAATATGCAAAAATTTTAGGTCAAGCGATCGCTGGTGTTCCAGTATGGTTAACCGGAAGTGAAGCTAAATTTAAAAATACACCTTATATCGTATTTCCCGGCAACGTTGGGGACAAAGAATCGATTGCTCAAATCTTTGATAATATAAAAAAGGATCAAAAGGGAGAGATATAA
- a CDS encoding thiamine pyrophosphate-binding protein, whose protein sequence is MAKQKMTAAELIALYLEKRGVKHVYGVPGAAILPFYDAVKELTDIESYIVRHEQTGAFMADGYSRATGEVGVCAATSGPGGTNFLTGLYGAWMDSIPMIAITGQQKNSLIGTMQFQEAPIVEMAKPVTKAAYRLTDGSKAAEFIHEAWVTATTGRKGPVLLDLPVDQQKVEIEVDLDELIASTPVDNLPQASAADIEKTLELLKDAKRPVLLSGGGVNIANATAELKALAEELQIPVVTSGMGMDTFPNDHPLFAGRMGTMLDTPFGNKTIVEADLVINLAGRFADRSTGNVSVFTQNGKKIIHVNLDNKEIGKVVPTILGIVSDVKTFMVKLAEAHKALGAHVAATAEVGTRVNLTEERKKWARKTDYTSLPIRQERALRELREFLDRDAFVSHDCGISQIWSSQLFETYVPRTYLLTGGAGTMGWGLGAAMAAKLAFPERQSVNILGDGSLGMSLQDIATAAKHDIPVIIFCMNNSLMGLIRQQQNWFYNERQISTDLIYKNELCDNEERGIDFVKTAEGMGVRGELVTHYDDIKPALQRAVDSGKPYLIEVIVDPDPKNACEFSNNGALNGFKYSEDIDYSK, encoded by the coding sequence ATGGCTAAACAAAAAATGACAGCTGCTGAGTTAATCGCCTTGTATTTAGAAAAACGAGGAGTGAAACATGTTTATGGTGTACCGGGAGCCGCAATTTTACCATTCTATGATGCAGTAAAAGAATTAACTGATATTGAATCATATATTGTCCGTCACGAGCAGACCGGTGCTTTCATGGCTGACGGGTATTCAAGGGCAACTGGTGAAGTAGGTGTATGTGCCGCCACATCAGGACCTGGTGGAACGAACTTCTTAACTGGTCTTTACGGAGCATGGATGGATTCAATTCCAATGATAGCGATTACTGGTCAACAAAAAAATAGTTTAATTGGAACCATGCAATTCCAAGAAGCCCCTATCGTGGAAATGGCAAAGCCTGTAACTAAAGCGGCATACCGTTTAACTGACGGATCGAAAGCTGCTGAATTTATCCATGAAGCATGGGTAACGGCCACTACTGGAAGAAAAGGTCCAGTTCTTCTTGACTTACCGGTCGATCAACAAAAAGTTGAAATAGAAGTTGATTTAGATGAACTTATCGCTTCCACTCCGGTCGATAACTTGCCACAAGCTTCTGCCGCTGATATAGAGAAAACATTAGAATTATTAAAAGATGCAAAAAGGCCGGTCCTGCTTTCTGGTGGAGGGGTCAACATTGCAAACGCTACCGCTGAATTAAAAGCATTAGCTGAAGAACTGCAAATCCCTGTAGTAACTTCTGGCATGGGTATGGATACATTCCCCAATGATCACCCTTTATTCGCTGGACGTATGGGAACGATGCTTGATACGCCATTCGGTAACAAAACAATTGTTGAAGCTGATTTAGTAATCAACCTTGCCGGACGTTTTGCAGATCGTTCTACTGGTAATGTTTCGGTATTCACACAAAATGGTAAGAAAATTATCCACGTAAATCTTGATAATAAGGAAATCGGTAAAGTGGTGCCAACCATTTTAGGTATCGTTTCCGATGTTAAAACATTCATGGTTAAACTTGCAGAAGCCCATAAAGCACTTGGTGCCCATGTAGCGGCAACTGCCGAGGTAGGTACTAGAGTTAACTTAACTGAAGAGCGTAAGAAATGGGCACGTAAAACGGATTACACATCACTTCCGATCAGACAAGAACGTGCATTGCGCGAGCTTCGTGAATTTTTGGATCGGGATGCTTTTGTATCACATGACTGCGGCATCAGCCAAATCTGGTCCAGTCAATTATTTGAAACGTATGTACCAAGAACATACCTATTAACTGGTGGTGCGGGGACAATGGGTTGGGGTCTTGGTGCAGCAATGGCAGCGAAGCTTGCATTTCCTGAAAGACAAAGTGTAAACATTCTTGGTGATGGAAGCCTAGGGATGTCATTACAAGATATTGCCACGGCTGCGAAACATGATATTCCGGTCATTATTTTCTGTATGAATAATTCATTGATGGGATTGATTCGACAACAACAAAACTGGTTCTATAATGAGCGCCAAATATCTACAGATCTAATATACAAAAATGAATTATGTGATAACGAAGAGCGAGGAATCGATTTTGTGAAAACGGCTGAAGGTATGGGTGTTCGTGGTGAGCTTGTGACACATTATGATGATATCAAACCAGCTCTACAACGTGCAGTTGACTCAGGTAAGCCGTATTTAATCGAAGTCATAGTCGATCCAGATCCTAAGAACGCATGCGAATTCTCTAACAACGGGGCCCTTAACGGATTCAAATACTCTGAAGATATCGATTATTCCAAATGA
- a CDS encoding sugar phosphate isomerase/epimerase family protein, protein MSANLHNSMKVGIVHFMAYPETMGGDGPTVETIKKIVQDDFFSGIEITSINKPEERKEAAQILQSGGMTVGFGAQPILLRNKGNLNSFDEAERRRAIDLVKAGIDQAYEVNAAKLGFLSGAKPENQQDVALQLLTNSIKEICDYAKSKGDLVLSLETFDDETDKKCLIGSNKLAVEVAKEVRKVDPTFGLMLDLSHLPMQRETSSDALTAARDYINHAHIGNCYIKDPSDPAYGDQHPRFGYPGSEIDVAELAEYLRSLLEIGYIGEGIKNIVAFEVKPVGTEASDIVIAQSKRTLIDAWSLVHSRTGRLVS, encoded by the coding sequence ATGTCAGCAAATCTTCATAATTCTATGAAAGTCGGAATTGTTCACTTTATGGCTTATCCGGAAACGATGGGGGGAGATGGTCCAACCGTTGAAACGATTAAGAAGATTGTACAAGATGATTTTTTCTCTGGAATTGAGATTACATCCATCAACAAACCAGAAGAACGTAAAGAAGCTGCTCAAATTTTACAATCTGGTGGAATGACTGTGGGATTTGGTGCACAACCGATTCTATTAAGAAACAAAGGAAACCTTAATTCTTTTGATGAAGCAGAGCGTAGAAGGGCCATCGATCTAGTTAAAGCAGGAATTGACCAAGCCTACGAAGTAAATGCTGCTAAACTTGGTTTCTTAAGTGGGGCCAAGCCGGAAAATCAACAAGATGTTGCTTTACAATTACTAACGAATTCCATCAAAGAAATATGTGATTATGCAAAATCAAAAGGAGATTTAGTACTTTCACTTGAAACGTTTGATGATGAAACGGACAAGAAATGTCTGATTGGTTCGAATAAACTTGCTGTTGAAGTCGCTAAAGAAGTCCGTAAGGTAGATCCCACTTTCGGTTTGATGCTCGATTTAAGTCATTTACCAATGCAACGTGAAACATCCAGTGATGCCTTAACGGCTGCTCGTGATTATATTAACCATGCCCATATCGGCAATTGCTATATTAAAGATCCTTCCGATCCGGCATACGGAGATCAGCATCCGCGTTTCGGATATCCAGGAAGTGAAATTGATGTTGCGGAATTAGCCGAGTATTTAAGATCTCTATTAGAAATTGGTTACATCGGTGAAGGGATAAAGAATATAGTCGCTTTTGAAGTGAAACCTGTAGGTACAGAAGCTTCAGATATTGTCATTGCACAGTCAAAACGTACTCTCATTGATGCATGGTCATTAGTACATTCAAGAACAGGGCGCTTAGTGAGTTAG
- a CDS encoding allantoate amidohydrolase has translation MVKLQKDIDAIRINTRTEELAACSSTSVGVTRLPFTVESLKAERLVEDWMKAAGMTVRKDALSNIIGRYEGKDPTAPVLMIGSHLDSVIEAGKYDGILGVITGIEVVQTLKDNGIILNNPIEVVGFCDEEGVRFHSTFLGSKAIAGTFTAEDLERADGQGITIAEALKGIGIADPYAYREASRTPEELFAYLELHIEQGPVLEKENEPVGIVSGIAGATRFYFEIIGKPGHAGTVPVAIRQDALLGASDLISYIEHIAIKNQPLVATVGKLNVSPGASNVIPGLVTGTLDIRDLNVDRKKKAIDAILTESERVAKARGLQIRFEQVMEADPVYCDDRLVAVIEESISELDGSVISLVSGAGHDAMAMADVTNVAMIFVRCKDGLSHHPDEYVTVEDMGAGARVLYSTVIKMATKQY, from the coding sequence TTGGTTAAACTTCAGAAGGATATTGATGCTATAAGAATCAACACAAGGACAGAAGAACTCGCTGCTTGTTCATCCACCTCTGTGGGTGTCACTAGACTACCTTTCACAGTGGAAAGCTTGAAAGCAGAAAGACTTGTTGAAGATTGGATGAAAGCAGCTGGGATGACGGTAAGAAAAGATGCTCTTAGCAATATAATCGGACGTTATGAAGGGAAAGATCCTACAGCTCCAGTTTTAATGATTGGCTCACATTTGGATAGCGTGATTGAAGCAGGTAAATATGATGGTATTTTAGGAGTTATTACTGGAATAGAAGTTGTTCAAACTCTTAAGGATAATGGCATTATATTAAACAATCCAATCGAAGTGGTAGGTTTTTGTGATGAGGAAGGAGTAAGGTTTCACTCAACTTTCCTCGGCAGTAAAGCGATTGCAGGGACTTTTACTGCTGAAGATTTAGAAAGGGCGGACGGACAAGGAATAACAATTGCTGAAGCGTTAAAAGGAATTGGTATTGCTGACCCATATGCTTATAGAGAAGCTAGCCGTACCCCGGAAGAGCTTTTCGCTTATTTGGAACTTCATATTGAACAGGGGCCTGTGCTGGAGAAGGAAAATGAACCTGTAGGAATAGTTAGTGGGATCGCTGGTGCCACAAGATTTTATTTTGAAATTATCGGGAAACCTGGACATGCTGGGACAGTTCCCGTTGCCATCAGGCAAGATGCACTTTTAGGAGCTAGTGATCTCATATCCTACATTGAGCACATCGCTATCAAAAATCAACCATTAGTGGCAACCGTCGGTAAACTTAACGTAAGTCCGGGTGCCAGTAATGTAATACCAGGTCTTGTAACAGGGACGTTGGATATCCGTGATTTGAATGTTGATCGTAAGAAAAAAGCTATTGATGCCATTCTAACTGAAAGTGAAAGAGTAGCAAAGGCAAGAGGGCTTCAAATACGTTTTGAACAAGTCATGGAAGCCGATCCTGTATACTGTGATGATCGATTGGTTGCAGTAATCGAAGAATCCATTAGCGAACTGGATGGAAGCGTCATCAGCCTTGTAAGTGGAGCTGGCCACGATGCAATGGCTATGGCGGATGTGACGAATGTTGCAATGATTTTCGTTCGTTGTAAAGATGGTCTTAGTCACCACCCTGATGAATACGTTACTGTAGAAGATATGGGTGCAGGAGCTAGGGTCCTATACTCTACTGTAATTAAAATGGCCACTAAACAGTATTGA